A portion of the Pseudomonas sp. GR 6-02 genome contains these proteins:
- the ccoN gene encoding cytochrome-c oxidase, cbb3-type subunit I produces MNTSISTAYNYKVVRQFAIMTVVWGIVGMGLGVFLAAQLVWPELNFNLPWTSFGRLRPLHTNAVIFAFGGCALFASSFYSVQRTCQTRLFAPKIAAFCFWGWQLVILLAAISLPLGYTSSKEYAELEWPIDILITIVWVAYAIVFFGTIMQRKTKHIYVGNWFFGGFIITVAILHIVNNLELPVSLTKSYSLYSGATDAMVQWWYGHNAVGFFLTAGFLGMMYYFVPKQAERPVYSYRLSIVHFWALITLYIWAGPHHLHYTALPDWAQSLGMVMSLILLAPSWGGMINGMMTLSGAWHKLRSDPILRFLVVSLAFYGMSTFEGPMMAIKTVNALSHYTDWTIGHVHAGALGWVAMISIGALYHMIPKVFGREQMHSIGLINAHFWLATIGTVLYIASMWVNGIAQGLMWRAVNEDGTLTYSFVETLVASHPGFIVRLVGGAIFLSGMLLMAYNTWRTVRASQPAEAVAAAQIA; encoded by the coding sequence ATGAACACTTCTATCAGTACCGCCTACAACTACAAGGTGGTCCGCCAATTCGCCATTATGACGGTGGTGTGGGGCATCGTCGGCATGGGGCTCGGGGTTTTTCTCGCCGCCCAGTTGGTCTGGCCCGAACTCAACTTCAATCTGCCATGGACCAGTTTCGGCCGGTTGCGCCCGCTGCACACCAACGCGGTGATCTTCGCCTTCGGCGGCTGTGCGTTGTTCGCCAGTTCGTTCTACTCGGTACAGCGTACCTGCCAGACTCGATTGTTTGCGCCGAAAATCGCCGCGTTCTGCTTCTGGGGCTGGCAACTGGTGATCCTGTTGGCGGCGATCAGCCTGCCGCTGGGTTACACCAGCTCCAAGGAATACGCCGAACTGGAATGGCCGATCGACATCCTGATCACCATCGTCTGGGTGGCTTACGCCATCGTGTTCTTCGGCACGATCATGCAGCGCAAGACCAAGCACATCTATGTCGGTAACTGGTTCTTCGGTGGATTCATCATCACCGTGGCAATCCTGCACATCGTCAACAACCTGGAATTGCCGGTGAGTCTGACCAAGTCCTACTCGCTGTACTCCGGTGCGACCGATGCCATGGTGCAGTGGTGGTACGGCCACAACGCCGTAGGCTTTTTCCTCACCGCCGGTTTCCTCGGGATGATGTACTACTTCGTGCCGAAACAGGCCGAACGCCCGGTGTATTCCTATCGCTTGTCGATCGTGCACTTCTGGGCGCTGATCACCCTGTACATCTGGGCCGGTCCCCACCACTTGCACTACACCGCGCTGCCAGACTGGGCACAGTCGTTGGGCATGGTGATGTCGCTGATCCTGCTGGCGCCGAGCTGGGGCGGGATGATCAACGGCATGATGACCCTGTCGGGTGCCTGGCATAAGTTGCGCAGCGACCCGATCCTGCGTTTCCTCGTGGTGTCCCTGGCGTTCTACGGCATGTCGACCTTCGAAGGGCCCATGATGGCGATCAAGACGGTCAACGCCCTCTCCCACTACACCGACTGGACCATCGGCCACGTTCACGCCGGCGCGCTCGGCTGGGTGGCAATGATTTCCATCGGTGCGCTGTACCACATGATCCCGAAAGTCTTCGGCCGCGAGCAGATGCACAGCATCGGCCTGATCAACGCGCACTTCTGGCTCGCCACCATCGGCACCGTGCTGTACATCGCCTCGATGTGGGTCAACGGCATCGCCCAGGGCCTGATGTGGCGCGCAGTCAACGAGGACGGCACGCTGACCTACTCCTTCGTCGAAACCCTGGTGGCCAGCCATCCTGGCTTCATCGTGCGACTGGTGGGCGGCGCGATCTTCCTCAGCGGCATGCTGCTGATGGCTTACAACACCTGGCGCACCGTGCGGGCCTCGCAGCCTGCCGAAGCCGTCGCTGCCGCGCAGATCGCCTGA
- the ccoP gene encoding cytochrome-c oxidase, cbb3-type subunit III: MTTFWSAWICVLTIGSLIGLTWLLIGTRRGETKGSVDQTMGHSFDGIEEYDNPLPQWWFMLFAGTLVFSVGYLILYPGLGNWKGILPGYENGWTGVHEWEKEMSKADAKFGPIFAKFAAMPVEEVAKDPQALKMGGRLFASNCSVCHGSDAKGAFGFPNLADSDWRWGGSAETIKTTIMGGRMAAMPAWGEVLGETGVKNVAAYVRHELAGLPLPADSGADVQAGQQLFSTTCVACHGANGQGTEAMGAPNLTHPAGFIYGTSLAQLQQTIRHGRQGHMPAQNELLGNDKVQLLAAYVYSLSHGVGTERLQAQGKSE; encoded by the coding sequence ATGACCACCTTCTGGAGTGCGTGGATCTGCGTACTGACCATCGGCAGCCTGATCGGCCTGACCTGGCTGCTGATCGGCACCCGCCGGGGCGAAACCAAGGGCAGCGTCGACCAGACCATGGGCCACAGCTTCGACGGCATCGAGGAGTACGACAACCCGCTGCCGCAGTGGTGGTTCATGCTGTTCGCCGGCACCCTGGTGTTCTCGGTCGGCTACCTGATTCTTTATCCGGGCCTGGGCAACTGGAAAGGCATCCTGCCCGGTTATGAAAACGGCTGGACTGGTGTCCATGAATGGGAAAAGGAGATGAGCAAGGCAGACGCAAAGTTCGGACCGATCTTCGCCAAATTCGCGGCAATGCCGGTGGAAGAAGTAGCGAAAGACCCGCAAGCGCTGAAAATGGGCGGCCGCCTGTTCGCCTCCAACTGCTCGGTGTGCCACGGCTCGGACGCCAAGGGCGCATTCGGCTTCCCCAACCTGGCCGACAGCGATTGGCGCTGGGGCGGCAGTGCCGAGACCATCAAGACCACCATCATGGGTGGCCGGATGGCGGCCATGCCAGCCTGGGGTGAAGTGTTGGGTGAGACCGGGGTGAAGAACGTCGCCGCGTACGTGCGTCACGAATTGGCCGGCCTGCCGCTACCAGCCGACAGTGGTGCCGACGTGCAAGCCGGACAGCAACTGTTCAGCACCACCTGCGTAGCCTGTCATGGGGCAAACGGCCAGGGCACTGAAGCCATGGGCGCGCCGAATCTGACGCACCCGGCCGGTTTTATCTACGGTACCAGCCTGGCGCAACTGCAACAGACTATTCGCCATGGCCGCCAGGGCCATATGCCGGCGCAAAACGAACTGCTGGGCAACGACAAGGTGCAATTGCTGGCCGCTTATGTGTACAGCTTGTCCCACGGAGTCGGCACCGAGCGTTTGCAGGCACAAGGCAAAAGCGAATAA
- the ccoG gene encoding cytochrome c oxidase accessory protein CcoG: MSNQIPVHDVTPPAKNANNSVDLYASREKIYTRAFTGLFRNLRMTGGAALFLLYFGTVWLSWGGHQAVWWNLPERKFFIFGATFWPQDFILLSGILIISAFGLFFITVYAGRVWCGYTCPQSVWTWIFMWCEKVTEGDRNQRIKLDKAPMSANKFLRKFSKHTMWLLIGFVTGMTFVGYFSPIRELVIDFFTGEADGWSYFWVGFFTLATYGNAGWLREQVCIYMCPYARFQSVMFDKDTLIVSYDPRRGESRGPRKKGIDYKAQGLGDCIDCTMCVQVCPTGIDIRDGLQIECIGCAACIDACDSIMDKMDYPRGLISYTTEHNLSGQKTHKLRPRLIGYALVLLTMIALLVTAFFMRSLVGFDVSKDRVLYRENAEGRIENVYSLKIMNKDQRDHTYVLEATGLPDLKLQGKREIKVAAGEIFSQPVELSSSPEQLPSSTNEVKFILKDADDASVHVEAKSRFIGPQIR; the protein is encoded by the coding sequence ATGAGCAATCAGATTCCGGTACACGACGTCACTCCACCTGCCAAGAACGCGAACAACAGCGTCGACCTCTACGCCTCTCGAGAAAAGATCTACACCCGCGCCTTCACCGGCCTGTTCCGCAACCTGCGGATGACGGGTGGTGCCGCACTGTTTCTGCTGTATTTCGGCACGGTGTGGCTGAGTTGGGGCGGTCATCAGGCCGTCTGGTGGAACCTGCCGGAGCGTAAGTTCTTCATTTTTGGCGCGACCTTCTGGCCCCAGGACTTCATCCTGCTCTCGGGCATTCTGATCATCAGCGCCTTCGGCCTGTTCTTCATTACCGTGTATGCCGGTCGGGTCTGGTGCGGCTACACCTGCCCGCAAAGCGTCTGGACCTGGATCTTCATGTGGTGCGAAAAGGTCACCGAAGGCGACCGCAACCAGCGCATCAAGCTCGACAAGGCGCCGATGAGCGCCAACAAATTCCTGCGCAAATTCAGCAAGCACACGATGTGGCTGCTGATCGGCTTCGTGACCGGCATGACCTTCGTCGGCTACTTCTCGCCGATTCGTGAACTGGTGATCGACTTCTTCACCGGTGAAGCCGATGGCTGGTCGTATTTCTGGGTCGGTTTCTTCACCCTCGCCACCTACGGCAACGCCGGCTGGCTACGCGAACAGGTGTGCATTTACATGTGTCCGTACGCCCGCTTCCAGAGCGTGATGTTCGACAAGGACACGCTGATCGTCTCCTACGACCCGCGCCGTGGCGAAAGCCGTGGCCCGCGCAAGAAAGGCATCGACTACAAGGCTCAGGGCCTGGGCGATTGCATCGACTGCACCATGTGCGTCCAGGTCTGCCCCACCGGCATCGACATCCGCGACGGCCTGCAAATCGAATGCATCGGCTGTGCGGCCTGCATCGACGCCTGCGACAGCATCATGGACAAGATGGATTACCCGCGCGGCCTGATCAGCTACACCACTGAGCACAACCTGTCGGGGCAAAAAACCCATAAACTGCGCCCTCGCCTGATCGGCTACGCCCTGGTGTTGCTGACCATGATCGCGTTGCTGGTGACCGCGTTCTTCATGCGCTCGCTGGTCGGTTTCGATGTCAGCAAAGACCGCGTGCTGTACCGTGAGAACGCCGAAGGCCGGATCGAAAACGTCTACAGCCTGAAGATCATGAACAAGGACCAGCGCGACCACACCTACGTGCTCGAAGCCACCGGTCTACCGGACCTCAAGCTGCAAGGCAAGCGCGAGATCAAAGTCGCGGCCGGGGAAATTTTCAGCCAGCCGGTCGAGTTGTCCAGCTCGCCGGAGCAACTGCCGTCGAGCACCAACGAGGTGAAATTCATCCTCAAGGATGCCGATGACGCCAGCGTCCACGTTGAAGCCAAGAGCCGATTCATCGGCCCACAAATTCGTTGA
- a CDS encoding CcoQ/FixQ family Cbb3-type cytochrome c oxidase assembly chaperone, whose protein sequence is MDIGMIRGLGTVVVMVAFIGLALWVFSPKRKSEFEDATLLPFADDPEAIKHVEQASRSNKE, encoded by the coding sequence ATGGATATCGGGATGATTCGTGGCCTGGGCACCGTTGTTGTGATGGTGGCCTTCATCGGTCTGGCGTTGTGGGTATTCAGCCCCAAGCGCAAGTCGGAGTTTGAAGACGCGACCTTGCTGCCTTTCGCGGATGATCCCGAAGCCATCAAGCACGTCGAGCAAGCTTCTAGGAGTAACAAAGAATGA
- the ccoO gene encoding cytochrome-c oxidase, cbb3-type subunit II, with protein sequence MKHETIEKNVGLLMLLMVFAVSIGGLTQIVPLFFQDVTNKPVEGMKPYTALQLEGRDIYIREGCVGCHSQMIRPFRAETERYGHYSVAGESVWDHPFLWGSKRTGPDLARVGGRYSEDWHRAHLYNPRNVVPESKMPAYPWLVANPLDSSHTETKIRAMRTLGVPYTDEDIAGSVASLKGKTEMDALVAYLQVLGTAIKSKR encoded by the coding sequence ATGAAACACGAAACAATCGAGAAAAACGTCGGCCTGCTGATGTTGCTGATGGTGTTCGCCGTGAGCATCGGCGGCCTGACCCAGATCGTCCCGCTGTTCTTCCAGGACGTGACCAACAAACCGGTGGAAGGCATGAAGCCCTACACCGCGCTGCAACTGGAAGGTCGCGACATTTACATCCGCGAAGGCTGCGTCGGTTGCCACTCGCAGATGATCCGCCCGTTCCGCGCCGAAACCGAACGCTACGGCCATTACTCGGTGGCCGGGGAAAGCGTGTGGGATCACCCGTTCCTCTGGGGCTCCAAGCGCACCGGGCCGGACCTGGCGCGAGTCGGCGGGCGCTACTCCGAAGACTGGCACCGCGCGCACTTGTACAACCCGCGCAACGTGGTGCCGGAATCGAAGATGCCGGCGTATCCATGGCTGGTGGCCAACCCGCTCGACAGCAGCCACACCGAAACCAAGATCCGCGCCATGCGCACCCTCGGCGTGCCGTACACCGACGAAGACATTGCAGGCTCGGTCGCTTCGCTGAAGGGCAAGACCGAGATGGACGCGCTGGTTGCCTACCTGCAAGTGCTCGGCACTGCCATCAAGAGCAAGAGGTGA
- a CDS encoding cbb3-type cytochrome oxidase subunit 3 yields MVIDMSTGLIRGLGTVVVFVAFVGLTLWVFNSKRNPQFAEARLLPFADEPQPETTQESATTRSARP; encoded by the coding sequence ATGGTCATTGATATGAGCACAGGCCTGATCCGCGGCCTCGGCACAGTCGTGGTGTTCGTGGCCTTCGTCGGTCTGACACTGTGGGTGTTCAACAGCAAGCGCAATCCGCAATTCGCCGAAGCGCGCCTGCTGCCGTTCGCTGACGAGCCGCAACCCGAAACTACCCAAGAATCTGCAACAACAAGGAGTGCCCGGCCATGA
- the ccoO gene encoding cytochrome-c oxidase, cbb3-type subunit II: MKHEAVEKNIGLLAFFMVIAVSIGGLTQIVPLFFQDVTNKPVEGMKPRTALELEGRDIYIANGCVGCHSQMIRPFRAETERYGHYSVAGESVWDHPFLWGSKRTGPDLARVGGRYSDDWQRAHLYNPRNVVPESKMPAYPFLVENKLDGKDTAKKMEVLRTLGVPYTDEDIAGAKDAVKGKTEMDALVAYLQGLGTIIKSKR, encoded by the coding sequence ATGAAGCATGAAGCAGTCGAGAAGAATATTGGCCTGCTGGCCTTCTTCATGGTTATCGCCGTCAGCATCGGCGGCCTGACCCAGATCGTTCCGCTGTTTTTCCAGGACGTTACCAACAAGCCGGTCGAGGGCATGAAGCCTCGTACCGCCCTTGAACTGGAAGGCCGCGACATCTACATCGCCAACGGTTGTGTCGGCTGCCACTCGCAGATGATCCGTCCGTTCCGTGCTGAAACCGAACGCTACGGCCACTACTCGGTCGCCGGTGAAAGCGTCTGGGATCACCCGTTCCTGTGGGGTTCCAAGCGTACCGGTCCGGACCTGGCCCGTGTCGGCGGTCGTTACTCCGATGACTGGCAGCGTGCGCACTTGTACAACCCGCGCAACGTGGTGCCCGAGTCGAAAATGCCGGCTTACCCGTTCCTCGTGGAAAACAAGCTCGACGGCAAAGACACCGCCAAGAAAATGGAAGTCTTGCGCACGCTCGGCGTCCCTTACACCGACGAAGACATCGCCGGCGCCAAGGATGCTGTGAAGGGCAAAACCGAAATGGACGCGCTGGTGGCCTATCTGCAAGGCCTGGGCACCATCATCAAAAGCAAACGGTGA
- the ccoP gene encoding cytochrome-c oxidase, cbb3-type subunit III, with the protein MTTFWSLYVTVLSLGTIFALTWLLLSTRKGQRAEQTDETVGHSFDGIEEYDNPLPKWWFMLFVGTIIFALGYLVLYPGLGNWKGLLPGYNYLDNEKQTAFANGQTGWTGVHEWEKEMARSDAKFGPIFAKFASMPIEEVAKDPQALKMGGRLFASNCSVCHGSDAKGAYGFPNLTDADWRWGGEAATIKTTIMGGRHAVMPAWAEVIGEQGVSDVAAYVLTSLDGRKLPEGAKADPVAGQKLFAANCVACHGPEGKGTPAMGAPNLTHPAAFIYGSSFAQLQQTIRYGRQGQMPAQEQLQGNDKVHLLAAYVYSLSHGEKAPVADTQ; encoded by the coding sequence ATGACTACGTTCTGGAGTCTGTACGTCACAGTCCTCAGTCTCGGCACCATCTTCGCCCTGACCTGGCTGCTGCTGTCCACCCGCAAGGGCCAGCGCGCCGAGCAGACCGACGAGACGGTCGGCCACTCCTTCGACGGGATCGAGGAGTACGACAACCCACTGCCGAAATGGTGGTTCATGCTGTTCGTGGGCACCATCATCTTCGCCCTTGGCTATCTGGTCCTGTACCCGGGCCTGGGTAACTGGAAAGGCCTGTTGCCAGGTTACAACTACCTGGATAACGAGAAGCAGACCGCGTTCGCCAACGGCCAGACCGGCTGGACCGGCGTCCACGAGTGGGAAAAGGAAATGGCCAGGTCGGACGCCAAGTTCGGCCCGATCTTCGCCAAGTTCGCTTCCATGCCAATCGAAGAAGTCGCCAAGGACCCGCAAGCCCTGAAGATGGGTGGCCGCCTGTTCGCCTCCAACTGCTCGGTCTGCCACGGTTCCGACGCCAAAGGCGCTTATGGCTTCCCTAACCTGACCGACGCCGACTGGCGCTGGGGCGGTGAAGCGGCAACCATCAAGACCACCATCATGGGCGGCCGTCACGCCGTGATGCCGGCCTGGGCCGAAGTGATCGGCGAACAAGGCGTCAGTGACGTTGCCGCTTACGTGCTGACCAGCCTCGATGGCCGCAAACTGCCGGAAGGCGCCAAGGCTGACCCGGTTGCCGGCCAGAAGCTGTTCGCTGCCAACTGCGTGGCTTGCCACGGTCCGGAAGGCAAAGGCACCCCGGCCATGGGCGCCCCTAACCTGACTCACCCGGCAGCGTTCATCTACGGTTCGAGCTTCGCTCAACTGCAGCAGACCATCCGTTACGGCCGTCAGGGCCAGATGCCTGCGCAAGAACAGCTGCAAGGCAACGACAAGGTTCACCTGCTGGCCGCTTACGTCTACAGCCTCTCTCACGGTGAGAAAGCGCCGGTGGCAGACACCCAGTAA
- a CDS encoding FixH family protein, whose amino-acid sequence MPAATAASPWYKHLWPWIIIAILACSVTLTLSMVTIAVNHPDNLVNDNYYEAGKGINRSLDRELLAQTLQLRASVHLDELTGEVDLRLSGNSQPKTLELNLISPTQPEKDRKITLARSETEQGRYIGQLSDKVEGRRFVELLGVQDDKTWRMFEEEQVSHAKDLLLGDEPLQGAEDLKK is encoded by the coding sequence ATGCCCGCAGCAACTGCCGCAAGTCCCTGGTACAAGCACCTTTGGCCGTGGATCATCATCGCCATCCTGGCCTGCTCGGTGACCTTGACCCTGTCGATGGTGACCATCGCGGTGAATCACCCGGACAACCTGGTCAACGACAACTATTACGAGGCCGGCAAAGGCATCAACCGCTCCCTGGACCGTGAACTGCTGGCCCAGACCCTGCAACTGCGAGCCAGCGTGCACCTGGATGAGCTGACCGGCGAAGTCGACCTGCGCCTGAGCGGCAACAGCCAACCGAAAACCCTTGAGCTGAATCTGATTTCGCCGACCCAGCCGGAGAAGGATCGCAAGATCACCCTGGCCCGCAGCGAAACTGAACAGGGCCGCTACATTGGCCAGTTGAGCGACAAGGTCGAAGGCCGCCGCTTCGTCGAATTGCTGGGTGTGCAGGATGACAAGACCTGGCGCATGTTCGAAGAAGAACAGGTCAGCCATGCCAAGGATCTGCTGCTCGGTGATGAGCCGTTGCAAGGTGCCGAAGACCTGAAGAAATAG
- a CDS encoding metallophosphoesterase family protein: MNIVKGAKLFACMWILSLASIAHSNEGTPIHMVFASDPQYPWTDKTDSEEYESDKEFEQRAKWLVETQFASIADFRSKMGGQSQVPLMINGDMTAFGHGWQRSYINSTLQKYFNKDYLYGLGNHDYQNNVDDCFTNSCAAGSIVEYQEHHAGKVDDFDLKITGFLFNKMYSGSLAYSKNIGEVHLVQLNNEPTYATKISHPLNPTTFNITAALDWLENDLRVARAQGYAIIINMHKPYDWQGDWSQESRFRDMIAKYEVTAIFAGHLHENGGSMSYRGNVPVFLSGSASQETYLIASFSADRKQLQVDLVENNQWQNRKPVAKVPVKSIFASRP; this comes from the coding sequence ATGAACATTGTAAAAGGTGCGAAGTTATTCGCATGCATGTGGATCCTGTCGCTGGCATCTATCGCACATTCAAATGAAGGTACACCTATTCATATGGTGTTCGCGTCTGATCCGCAGTATCCGTGGACGGATAAAACGGACAGTGAGGAATATGAATCCGACAAAGAGTTTGAACAGCGTGCCAAATGGCTGGTGGAGACCCAGTTCGCGAGTATTGCGGATTTCAGAAGCAAAATGGGCGGTCAGTCGCAAGTGCCATTGATGATCAACGGTGACATGACGGCGTTTGGTCATGGTTGGCAGCGTTCGTATATCAATTCGACGCTGCAGAAGTACTTTAATAAAGACTATCTGTACGGCTTGGGTAATCATGACTATCAGAACAATGTCGATGATTGTTTTACTAATAGTTGTGCGGCGGGCAGTATTGTCGAATATCAAGAGCATCATGCCGGCAAGGTAGATGATTTCGATTTGAAGATTACGGGCTTTTTGTTCAATAAGATGTATTCGGGCAGTCTTGCCTATTCCAAAAATATAGGGGAGGTTCATCTGGTCCAGCTTAATAATGAGCCGACTTACGCAACCAAAATTTCCCATCCCCTGAATCCTACAACTTTTAACATTACCGCTGCGCTGGATTGGCTTGAAAATGATTTACGAGTCGCCCGGGCCCAAGGTTACGCGATCATTATCAACATGCATAAACCCTATGACTGGCAGGGTGACTGGAGTCAGGAAAGTCGTTTCAGGGACATGATCGCAAAATATGAAGTGACGGCCATATTCGCCGGTCATCTTCATGAAAACGGCGGTTCCATGTCCTATAGGGGGAACGTGCCCGTTTTCCTCAGTGGCAGCGCTTCCCAGGAGACCTATCTGATTGCCAGTTTTTCCGCGGATCGCAAGCAACTGCAGGTCGATCTGGTCGAAAACAACCAGTGGCAAAACCGCAAGCCTGTAGCGAAAGTGCCGGTGAAATCAATTTTCGCCAGTCGCCCATGA
- the ccoN gene encoding cytochrome-c oxidase, cbb3-type subunit I, which produces MSTAISPTAYNYKVVRQFAIMTVVWGILGMGLGVFIASQLVWPELNFGLPWTTFGRLRPLHTNLVIFAFGGCALFATSYYVVQRTCQTRLISDSLAAFTFWGWQAVIVGAIVTLPMGFTTTKEYAELEWPLAILLAIVWVTYGLVFFGTIVKRKTKHIYVGNWFYGAFIVVTAMLHIVNHMSLPVSLFKSYSAYAGATDAMIQWWYGHNAVGFFLTTGFLGMMYYFVPKQAERPIYSYRLSIVHFWALITLYIWAGPHHLHYTALPDWAQSLGMAMSIILLAPSWGGMINGMMTLSGAWHKLRTDPILRFLVVSLAFYGMSTFEGPMMAIKTVNSLSHYTDWTIGHVHAGALGWVAMISIGAIYHMIPKLFGRAQMHSTGLINAHFWLATIGTVLYIASMWVNGITQGLMWRAINDDGTLTYSFVEALQASHPGFIVRALGGAFFASGMLLMAYNVFRTVRASDPAEAEAAAKIAVVGAH; this is translated from the coding sequence ATGAGCACAGCAATCAGTCCGACTGCTTATAACTATAAGGTAGTCCGCCAGTTCGCCATCATGACGGTGGTCTGGGGGATCCTTGGCATGGGGCTTGGTGTCTTCATCGCCTCACAGCTCGTATGGCCGGAATTGAACTTCGGTCTGCCGTGGACGACTTTTGGACGCTTACGCCCGTTGCACACCAACCTGGTGATTTTCGCCTTCGGTGGTTGTGCTCTGTTTGCCACTTCTTATTACGTCGTGCAGCGAACCTGCCAAACGCGACTGATCTCCGACAGCCTCGCGGCCTTCACCTTCTGGGGTTGGCAAGCGGTGATCGTCGGCGCGATCGTGACCTTGCCGATGGGTTTCACCACCACCAAGGAATACGCGGAACTGGAATGGCCCCTGGCTATTCTGCTGGCCATCGTCTGGGTCACCTACGGTCTGGTGTTCTTCGGCACCATCGTCAAGCGCAAGACCAAGCACATCTATGTCGGTAACTGGTTCTACGGTGCCTTCATCGTCGTGACCGCGATGCTGCACATCGTCAACCACATGTCGCTACCGGTCAGCCTGTTCAAGTCCTACTCGGCCTACGCGGGTGCGACCGACGCGATGATCCAGTGGTGGTACGGCCACAACGCCGTGGGCTTCTTCCTGACCACCGGTTTCCTGGGGATGATGTACTACTTCGTGCCGAAGCAGGCCGAGCGTCCGATCTACTCCTATCGCCTGTCGATCGTGCACTTCTGGGCGCTGATCACCCTGTACATCTGGGCCGGTCCGCACCACCTGCACTACACCGCACTGCCGGACTGGGCTCAGTCCCTGGGCATGGCGATGTCGATCATCCTGCTGGCTCCGAGCTGGGGCGGCATGATCAACGGCATGATGACCCTGTCGGGCGCCTGGCATAAGCTGCGCACCGACCCGATCCTGCGTTTCCTGGTGGTGTCGCTGGCGTTCTACGGCATGTCGACCTTCGAAGGCCCGATGATGGCCATCAAGACCGTCAACTCGCTCTCGCACTACACCGACTGGACCATCGGCCACGTGCACGCCGGCGCCTTGGGCTGGGTAGCGATGATCTCGATCGGCGCCATCTACCACATGATCCCGAAACTGTTCGGCCGTGCACAAATGCACAGCACCGGTCTGATCAATGCGCACTTCTGGCTCGCGACCATCGGTACCGTGTTGTACATCGCTTCGATGTGGGTCAACGGCATCACCCAGGGCCTGATGTGGCGTGCAATCAACGACGACGGCACCCTCACCTACTCGTTCGTGGAAGCGCTGCAAGCCAGCCACCCTGGTTTCATCGTTCGTGCCCTGGGCGGCGCGTTCTTTGCCAGCGGCATGCTGTTGATGGCCTACAACGTGTTCCGTACCGTTCGTGCCTCGGACCCGGCTGAAGCTGAAGCCGCCGCCAAGATTGCTGTAGTTGGAGCTCACTGA